One genomic region from Rhinoraja longicauda isolate Sanriku21f chromosome 8, sRhiLon1.1, whole genome shotgun sequence encodes:
- the LOC144596270 gene encoding speriolin-like protein, whose product MCDDAEKIRRDNVKLNAENKALKHQITLLKENEELRHLLSSNSAPALGQNPNCFPAFSHPTGARGATLCCSTERISPNVFQDNRQPSPTLENLLTLSLSDDSHAVSCNTALGGLQPTQVPAYCRSTELFEASNPDVTNSSCDEIMNSQLSDSEARPTNKKIWFSESTTSDESKKLFLEEGNKTRVFYVNEMDSFSNLAKNSRVIGEIAFQLDRRILAHVFPGLTRLYGYTVSNIPSKIKQNSVNAIDGTVDKQKWKEMSQCYAALLSKMEKLNYKTDIHTGFSEFLVNTYGILKQRPNAYTNITYNPIILRKLVIDMVPAKFLRDTLVLLNCLCELSRNDKKPLFPW is encoded by the exons ATGTGCGATGATGCGGAAAAGATTCGCCGAGATAATGTGAAGCTCAATGCTGAAAACAAAGCATTAAAGCACCAGATTACCCTCCTAAAGGAAAACGAGGAGCTACGTCATCTCCTGTCATCCAACAGTGCACCCGCACTTGGACAGAACCCAAACTGTTTCCCAGCCTTCAGCCACCCCACCGGAGCACGAG GTGCCACGTTGTGCTGTTCCACAGAACGGATCAGCCCCAATGTCTTCCAGGACAATCGGCAGCCAAGTCCAACCTTGGAGAACCTTCTTACCCTTTCGCTGTCTGATGATTCCCATGCGGTGAGCTGTAACACTGCTCTCGGTGGACTGCAGCCAACTCAGGTCCCTGCTTACTGCCGCAGCACTGAACTGTTTGAAGCCAGTAATCCTGATGTCACGAACAGCTCGTGTGATGAAATCATGAACAGCCAGCTTTCCGACTCCGAGGCCCGGCCCACCAACAAGAAGATCTGGTTTTCAGAATCGACCACATCTGATGAATCTAAAAAGCTGTTCCTCGAGGAAGGAAACAAAACACGAGTGTTTTATGTGAATG AGATGGACTCCTTCTCAAACCTGGCAAAGAATAGTCGAGTGATTGGAGAGATAGCGTTCCAGCTGGACCGGAGGATCCTCGCACACGTGTTCCCAGGACTAACCAGGTTGTACGGATACACAGTATCCAATATTCCATCAAAAATCAAACAG AATTCGGTTAATGCCATCGATGGAACAGTGGATAAGCAGAAATGGAAAGAAATGTCACAGTGTTATGCAGCTTTACTATCAAAAATGGAAAAACTCAATTACAAAACAGATATCCATACTGGCTTCAGTGAATTCCTGGTCAATACCTATGGAATTCTCAAGCAGCGTCCGAATGCTTATACCAACATCACGTACAATCCTATCATCCTGCGCAAGTTGGTCATTGACATGGTTCCTGCCAAGTTCCTACGGGACACCCTGGTCCTGCTGAATTGTCTATGTGAGCTGTCACGTAATGACAAGAAACCTCTGTTTCCATGGTGA